One Delphinus delphis chromosome 3, mDelDel1.2, whole genome shotgun sequence genomic region harbors:
- the ARSI gene encoding arylsulfatase I: MAMHALTGFSLVSLLSFGYLSWDWAKPSLVADAPAEAGDQPSAAPRQPPHIIFVLTDDQGYHDVGYHGSDIETPTLDRLAAEGVKLENYYIQPICTPSRSQLLTGRYQIHTGLQHSIIRPRQPNCLPLDQVTLPQKLQELGYSTHMVGKWHLGFYRKECLPTRRGFDTFLGSLTGNVDYYTYDNCDGPGVCGFDLHEGESVAWGLSGQYSTLLYAQRVSHILASHSPRRPLFLYVAFQAVHTPLQSPREYLYRYRTMGNVARRKYAAMVTCMDEAVRNITWALKRYGFYDNSVIIFSSDNGGQTFSGGSNWPLRGRKGTYWEGGVRGLGFVHSPLLKRKRWTSRALVHITDWYPTLVGLAGGTASAADGLDGYDVWPAISEGRASPRTEILHNIDPLYNHARHGSLEGGFGIWNTAVQAAIRVGEWKLLTGDPGYGDWIPPQTLAAFPGSWWNLERMASARQAVWLFNISADPYEREDLAGQRPDVVRALLARLADYNRTAIPVRYPAENPRAHPDFNGGAWGPWASDEEEDEEEEESRARSLSRGHRKKKCKICKLRSFFRKLNTRLMSHRI; encoded by the exons ATGGCGATGCACGCCCTCACCGGCTTCTCTCTGGTCAGCCTGCTCAGCTTCGGCTACCTGTCCTGGGACTGGGCCAAGCCCAGCCTAGTGGCTGACGCGCCCGCGGAGGCCGGCGATCAGCCCTCGGCCGCTCCACGCCAGCCTCCCCACATCATCTTCGTCCTCACCGACGACCAGGGCTACCACGACGTGGGCTACCATGGCTCAGATATCGAAACCCCTACGTTGGACCGGCTGGCAGCCGAGGGTGTCAAGTTGGAGAATTATTATATCCAGCCCATCTGCACGCCTTCGCGGAGCCAACTTCTCACGGGCAG ATACCAGATCCACACAGGACTGCAGCATTCCATCATCCGCCCTCGGCAGCCCAACTGCCTGCCCCTGGACCAGGTAACACTGCCCCAGAAGCTGCAGGAGCTGGGTTACTCTACCCACATGGTGGGCAAGTGGCACCTGGGCTTCTACCGGAAGGAGTGCCTGCCCACCCGCCGGGGCTTTGACACCTTTCTGGGCTCTCTCACAGGCAACGTGGACTACTACACCTATGACAACTGCGACGGCCCGGGGGTGTGCGGCTTTGACCTGCACGAGGGCGAGAGTGTGGCCTGGGGGCTCAGCGGCCAGTACTCCACTCTGCTCTATGCCCAGCGCGTCAGCCACATCCTAGCCAGCCACAGCCCCCGGCGGCCTCTCTTCCTCTATGTGGCCTTCCAGGCGGTCCACACACCCCTGCAGTCCCCTCGCGAGTACCTGTACCGCTACCGCACCATGGGCAACGTGGCCCGGCGGAAGTATGCGGCCATGGTGACCTGCATGGATGAGGCCGTGCGCAATATCACCTGGGCCCTCAAGCGCTATGGTTTCTACGACAACAGTGTCATCATCTTCTCCAGTGACAATGGTGGCCAGACCTTCTCGGGGGGCAGCAACTGGCCACTGCGAGGACGCAAGGGCACTTACTGGGAAGGGGGCGTGCGGGGCCTGGGCTTCGTCCACAGCCCCCTGCTCAAGCGAAAGCGATGGACAAGCCGGGCGCTGGTGCACATCACTGACTGGTACCCGACCCTGGTGGGTCTGGCGGGTGGCACCGCCTCGGCAGCCGACGGGCTGGACGGCTATGATGTGTGGCCAGCCATCAGCGAGGGCCGGGCCTCGCCACGCACGGAGATCCTGCACAACATTGACCCGCTCTACAACCACGCCCGGCATGGCTCCCTGGAGGGTGGCTTCGGCATCTGGAACACTGCCGTGCAGGCCGCCATCCGCGTGGGCGAGTGGAAGCTGCTGACGGGAGACCCGGGCTACGGCGACTGGATCCCACCCCAGACGCTGGCTGCCTTCCCCGGCAGCTGGTGGAACCTGGAGCGGATGGCCAGCGCCCGCCAGGCTGTGTGGCTCTTCAACATCAGTGCTGACCCCTACGAACGGGAGGACCTCGCTGGCCAGCGGCCGGATGTGGTCCGAGCCCTGCTGGCCCGCTTGGCGGACTATAACCGCACAGCCATCCCCGTGCGCTACCCAGCTGAGAATCCCCGAGCCCATCCTGACTTTAATGGGGGTGCTTGGGGGCCCTGGGCCAGTGATgaggaagaagatgaagaagaggaggaaagtagGGCTCGAAGCCTTTCCCGAGGGCACCGTAAGAAAAAATGCAAGATTTGCAAGCTGCGATCCTTTTTCCGTAAACTCAACACCAGACTGATGTCCCACCGGATCTGA